In one Magallana gigas chromosome 9, xbMagGiga1.1, whole genome shotgun sequence genomic region, the following are encoded:
- the LOC105337533 gene encoding glutathione S-transferase 3 isoform X2, which yields MAKVLANMANLTYFNGRGKGEVIRMMLAAAKIPFTETFLTERQPFEKLIQDDLLPFKQVPLLKIDDMELVQTGAIVRYVAKKGGMYGADDKEAAMIDMYYEASRDFYSKFLPVLVTKTEEQAVKDAKAAGEDKYFPALEKRLKETGSGYLVGTSLTMADVGFLEVLLSCVEFGGDDFLDDHSEVKQYYQRLVATPLMAEFLKSPFRKRKNDEQYIKEVKRVLNR from the exons ATGGCCAAAGTTCTAGCAAATATGGCCAATCTGACCTACTTTAATGGAAGAGGCAAGGGCGAGGTAATCCGAATGATGCTGGCAGCTGCTAAAATACCG TTCACGGAAACATTCTTAACAGAGCGGCAGCCGTTTGAGAAACTGATACAAG ATGACCTCTTGCCGTTTAAACAAGTTCCATTACTGAAGATTGATGACATGGAATTAGTCCAGACTGGAGCCATCGTCCGCTACGTGGCGAAAAAAGGCGGGATGTACGGAGCAGACGACAAAGAGGCAGCtat GATCGACATGTACTACGAGGCGTCACGTGATTTCTACTCCAAATTTCTACCGGTGCTCGTTACGAAAACGGAAGAACAAGCCGTAAAGGACGCAAAAGCGGCGGGGGAGGACAAATATTTCCCAGCCCTGGAAAAG AGATTGAAGGAAACCGGAAGTGGCTACCTAGTGGGGACCTCTTTAACAATGGCGGACGTCGGCTTCCTGGAGGTGCTCCTGTCGTGTGTGGAGTTTGGGGGCGACGATTTCCTTGATGACCACAGTGAAGTTAAG CAATATTACCAAAGACTAGTCGCCACACCACTGATGGCAGAATTCCTGAAAAGCCCGTTCAGAAAGAGAAAGAACGATGAACAGTACATAAAGGAAGTCAAACGGGTGTTAAACAGGTAG